Proteins from a genomic interval of Fusobacterium simiae:
- a CDS encoding toxin-antitoxin system YwqK family antitoxin, translated as MKKKLITLLIFLLSCMTIYSDEINNQSNSNSFNSQNFLKKLTSLTPENPEKTEKFANYLKTEMERKKEVNYYIKVDKDEKKVTVLAENGEILYDETFSDEIINSFPTYQTKIREVEEKGLIKSYVEASYMVKTVRKPNFKNEKIEEPEKVEKNELSKLETNIKLLLKSYDILNSSIASISAARDKMVSIQQYRNRTMTITGEEDGKKIKIVYNFDNSFLGGGMKIFIDDILMSQSKIKNLLPDGEIKLFHPNGQISGIATAKEGKLDGVAKLFDENGNTIEEVLYKNNKVIKKIK; from the coding sequence ATGAAAAAGAAATTAATAACATTGTTAATATTTTTATTATCTTGTATGACGATTTATTCTGATGAGATTAATAATCAAAGTAATTCAAATTCTTTTAATTCACAAAATTTTTTAAAGAAATTAACTTCTTTGACACCTGAAAATCCAGAAAAAACAGAAAAGTTTGCTAATTATCTAAAAACTGAAATGGAAAGAAAAAAAGAAGTTAATTATTATATAAAAGTTGATAAAGATGAAAAAAAAGTAACTGTTTTAGCAGAAAATGGAGAGATTCTTTATGATGAAACTTTTTCAGACGAAATAATAAACAGTTTTCCAACATATCAAACTAAAATTAGGGAGGTTGAAGAAAAAGGATTAATAAAATCATATGTAGAGGCAAGCTATATGGTAAAAACAGTTAGAAAACCAAATTTTAAAAATGAAAAAATAGAAGAACCTGAAAAAGTAGAAAAAAATGAGTTATCTAAATTAGAAACTAATATTAAGTTGCTTTTAAAGTCTTATGATATTTTAAATTCTTCTATTGCCAGTATATCTGCAGCTAGGGATAAAATGGTTTCTATTCAACAATATAGAAATAGAACTATGACTATTACTGGTGAAGAAGATGGGAAAAAGATAAAAATAGTATATAATTTTGATAATAGTTTCTTAGGTGGAGGTATGAAAATATTTATTGATGATATACTTATGTCACAATCAAAAATTAAAAATTTACTTCCTGATGGTGAAATAAAATTATTTCATCCAAATGGACAAATTTCTGGAATAGCTACTGCAAAAGAAGGGAAATTAGATGGTGTAGCAAAATTATTTGATGAAAATGGGAATACAATAGAAGAAGTTCTATATAAAAATAATAAAGTTATAAAAAAAATTAAATAA
- the hemB gene encoding porphobilinogen synthase, whose protein sequence is MFTRTRRLRRNFLTRELVKNISIERSSLIYPLFVCDGENIKSEIESMPEQFRYSLDRLNEELDELLKLGINNILLFGIPNHKDEVGSQAYDENGIVQRAVRQIRKDYQDKFLIVTDVCMCEYTSHGHCGILHNHDVDNDETLKYIAKIALSHAKAGADIIAPSDMMDGRIGKIREILDENNFKDIPIMAYSVKYSSAYYGPFRDAADSAPSFGDRKTYQMDFRSYNNFYREVEADIQERADFIMVKPAMAYLDVIKSVSEVTNLPIVAYNVSGEYSMVKAAAKNGWIDEEKIVMENMYAIKRAGADIIITYHAKDIVRWLMFK, encoded by the coding sequence ATGTTTACAAGAACAAGAAGATTAAGAAGAAATTTTTTAACAAGAGAATTAGTAAAAAATATTAGTATTGAAAGAAGTTCACTTATTTATCCATTATTTGTATGTGATGGAGAAAATATAAAATCTGAAATAGAATCTATGCCTGAGCAGTTTAGGTATTCTTTGGATAGATTAAATGAAGAATTAGATGAGTTATTAAAATTAGGAATTAATAACATTTTACTTTTTGGAATACCAAATCATAAAGATGAAGTGGGAAGTCAAGCCTATGATGAAAACGGTATTGTTCAAAGAGCAGTAAGACAAATCAGAAAGGATTATCAAGATAAATTTTTAATAGTTACTGATGTTTGTATGTGTGAGTACACATCTCATGGACATTGTGGTATTTTACATAATCATGATGTGGATAACGATGAAACACTTAAATACATAGCAAAAATTGCATTATCTCATGCAAAAGCAGGGGCAGATATAATAGCACCTTCTGATATGATGGATGGAAGAATTGGAAAGATTAGAGAAATTTTAGATGAAAATAATTTTAAAGATATACCAATAATGGCATATAGTGTGAAATATTCATCTGCATATTATGGACCTTTTAGAGATGCAGCTGATTCTGCTCCAAGTTTTGGAGATAGAAAAACTTATCAAATGGATTTTAGAAGCTATAATAATTTTTATAGAGAAGTTGAAGCTGACATACAAGAGAGAGCAGATTTCATAATGGTGAAACCTGCTATGGCTTATTTAGATGTGATAAAATCAGTTTCAGAAGTTACAAATCTACCTATTGTTGCTTATAATGTGAGTGGAGAATATTCTATGGTTAAAGCAGCAGCAAAAAATGGTTGGATAGATGAAGAAAAAATTGTTATGGAAAATATGTATGCAATAAAAAGAGCTGGTGCTGATATAATAATAACTTATCATGCAAAGGATATTGTAAGATGGTTAATGTTTAAATAA
- a CDS encoding toxin-antitoxin system YwqK family antitoxin: MKKVFLIISIFLLGGAFSFSNENNPATIIEHYESKTVIVQDKVKENNEISETKEYYSNGKIKKETKIVNGEGTTTTYYENGKIETLTPYKNNKINGSVKKYDKEGKLLKETSYKDGVEIKK; encoded by the coding sequence ATGAAAAAAGTTTTTTTAATAATTTCAATATTTTTATTAGGAGGAGCATTCAGTTTTTCAAATGAAAATAATCCAGCTACTATTATAGAACATTATGAAAGTAAGACAGTGATTGTTCAAGATAAAGTAAAAGAAAATAATGAAATCAGTGAGACTAAAGAATATTATTCTAATGGTAAAATAAAAAAAGAAACTAAAATAGTAAATGGTGAAGGGACAACTACAACTTATTATGAAAATGGTAAGATTGAGACTTTAACACCTTATAAAAATAATAAGATTAATGGTAGTGTGAAAAAGTATGATAAAGAAGGCAAACTTTTAAAAGAAACTTCATATAAAGATGGAGTAGAAATAAAAAAATAA
- the hpf gene encoding ribosome hibernation-promoting factor, HPF/YfiA family: MKLSIHGRKITLTDAIRKYAEEKISKVEKFNDSIIKIDANLAASKLKTGNAHVTEILAYLSGSTLKATATESDLYASIDKAVDIMESLLKKHKEKRSRAKVQDDTRKKSYSFDYIIEPEEKVSDQKKLVRVYLPLKPMEISEAILQLEYLNRVFFAFTNTETGKMAVVYKRKDGDYGVIED; encoded by the coding sequence ATGAAATTATCAATTCATGGAAGAAAAATTACTTTAACTGATGCTATTAGAAAATATGCAGAAGAAAAAATTTCAAAGGTAGAAAAATTTAACGACTCTATTATCAAAATAGATGCCAACTTAGCTGCTTCTAAATTAAAAACTGGTAATGCACATGTTACAGAAATTTTAGCTTATTTAAGTGGAAGTACATTAAAAGCTACTGCAACTGAATCAGATTTATATGCTTCAATAGATAAAGCTGTTGATATTATGGAAAGTTTATTAAAAAAACATAAAGAAAAACGTAGCAGAGCAAAAGTTCAAGATGATACTAGAAAAAAATCTTATAGTTTTGATTATATAATTGAACCAGAAGAAAAAGTTTCTGATCAAAAAAAGCTAGTTAGAGTTTATTTACCATTAAAACCTATGGAAATTTCAGAAGCTATATTACAACTTGAATATTTAAACAGAGTTTTCTTCGCTTTTACAAATACTGAAACTGGAAAGATGGCAGTAGTTTATAAGAGAAAAGATGGAGACTATGGTGTTATTGAAGATTAG
- a CDS encoding toxin-antitoxin system YwqK family antitoxin, with translation MRKNFLFIFLIFLVNSIFSYSISIKPSNEKELQEIFEKNKEVIVVYRLNSMDSVTKKYIENKIPKEEYNIINTNHIVESIKYTQKNKFDILAEVYIPNGNLAVKTEIKLRKKILFNEIEKLVQEITDNEGSNQSDILNNKFNDEFLENVKSFISYSYYDDGSLFSKTEYNFDIKSIDMITYLDGKISSKTKAKYKGSIQDENMDIDFYENLTKTFIKMKVKKIENGQEIKTFYPNGNLKSIGVYKDNLLNGAYKEYNEDGSLKKETFYEEGVD, from the coding sequence ATGAGAAAAAATTTTTTATTTATCTTTTTAATATTTTTAGTAAATAGCATTTTTTCATATTCAATTTCTATAAAGCCCAGTAACGAAAAAGAACTTCAAGAAATATTTGAAAAAAATAAAGAAGTTATAGTTGTTTACAGACTTAATAGTATGGATAGTGTTACTAAAAAATATATTGAGAATAAAATTCCAAAAGAAGAATATAATATTATAAATACTAATCATATTGTAGAGTCAATTAAATATACACAAAAAAATAAGTTTGATATATTGGCAGAAGTATATATTCCAAATGGAAACCTAGCAGTAAAAACAGAAATTAAATTGAGAAAAAAAATTTTATTTAATGAAATAGAAAAATTAGTTCAAGAAATTACTGATAATGAAGGTAGTAACCAATCAGATATTCTTAATAATAAATTCAATGATGAATTTTTAGAGAATGTAAAATCTTTTATTTCTTATTCATATTATGATGATGGAAGTCTATTTTCTAAGACAGAATATAACTTTGATATAAAAAGTATAGATATGATTACATATTTAGATGGAAAAATTTCAAGTAAGACAAAAGCTAAATATAAAGGTTCTATTCAAGATGAGAATATGGATATAGATTTTTATGAAAATTTAACTAAGACTTTTATAAAAATGAAAGTTAAAAAGATTGAAAATGGGCAGGAAATAAAAACTTTTTATCCTAATGGAAATTTGAAATCTATTGGAGTATATAAAGACAATCTTTTAAATGGAGCTTATAAGGAGTATAATGAAGATGGAAGTTTAAAAAAAGAAACTTTTTATGAAGAAGGAGTTGATTAA
- a CDS encoding putative glycoside hydrolase, with protein sequence MKFTKNLLLLITIIFSGIFYSKEIYSKEKKSNMDYNYVTEKIKIYSDENKKENIGTLIKGTRVNVFDTKEIVKKSKDKKGNEIEKKTVMKKITYKDVNKTKVAWIEDGYLAPTLNEAIDEKFKNLDFTKKEKKEYKDNKRVKVRGLYVSAHSVALKNRLDELIELAKKNNINSFVIDVKGDYGELTFPMSEEIDKYTKSANKSPVIKDIEPVIKKLKDNGIYAIARIVSFKDTIYAKENPDKIITYKDGGKAFTNSDGLVWVSAYDKNLWEYNVTVAKEAAKAGFNEIQFDYVRFPASNGGKLDKVLNYRNADNMTKAEAIQKYLNYAKKELEPYEVYISADIYGQVGSSSDDMSLGQFWEAVSTEVDYVSPMMYPSHYGKGVYGLAVPDANPYKTVYQSTKDSINRNNNIDNPAIIRPWIQAFTATWVKGHIAYGPNEIKEQVKAMKDLGVDEYILWSPTNRYEKFF encoded by the coding sequence ATGAAATTTACAAAAAACTTATTACTACTTATCACAATTATATTTTCAGGAATTTTTTATTCAAAAGAAATTTACTCAAAAGAAAAAAAATCAAATATGGATTATAATTATGTAACAGAAAAAATTAAAATCTATTCAGATGAAAATAAAAAAGAAAATATTGGAACTTTAATAAAAGGAACTCGTGTAAATGTTTTTGACACAAAGGAAATTGTAAAAAAGAGCAAAGATAAAAAGGGAAATGAAATTGAGAAAAAAACTGTCATGAAAAAAATAACATATAAAGATGTAAATAAGACAAAAGTTGCTTGGATAGAAGATGGTTATTTAGCTCCAACATTAAATGAAGCAATTGATGAAAAATTTAAAAATTTAGATTTTACAAAAAAGGAGAAAAAAGAATATAAGGATAATAAAAGAGTCAAAGTTAGAGGACTATATGTTTCTGCACACTCTGTTGCTCTTAAAAATAGATTAGATGAACTTATAGAACTTGCTAAAAAGAATAATATAAATTCTTTTGTTATAGATGTTAAGGGAGATTATGGAGAACTAACTTTTCCTATGTCAGAAGAAATAGATAAATATACAAAATCAGCCAATAAAAGTCCAGTAATAAAAGATATTGAGCCTGTTATAAAAAAATTAAAAGATAATGGTATCTATGCTATTGCAAGAATAGTATCTTTTAAAGACACAATTTATGCTAAGGAAAATCCTGATAAAATTATAACATATAAAGATGGTGGAAAAGCATTTACAAATAGTGATGGACTTGTTTGGGTATCTGCTTATGATAAAAATTTATGGGAATATAATGTAACAGTTGCAAAAGAAGCTGCAAAAGCAGGTTTCAATGAAATACAGTTTGACTATGTTAGATTTCCTGCATCTAATGGAGGAAAACTTGATAAAGTTTTAAATTATAGAAATGCAGATAATATGACAAAGGCAGAAGCTATTCAAAAATATTTAAATTATGCTAAAAAAGAATTAGAGCCATATGAAGTATACATAAGTGCTGATATCTATGGGCAAGTTGGAAGTTCTTCTGATGATATGTCATTGGGACAATTCTGGGAAGCTGTCAGTACAGAAGTTGATTATGTTTCTCCTATGATGTATCCTAGCCATTATGGAAAGGGAGTTTATGGACTTGCAGTTCCAGATGCCAATCCATATAAAACTGTTTATCAATCTACAAAAGATTCTATAAATAGAAATAATAATATTGACAACCCTGCAATTATTAGACCTTGGATACAGGCTTTTACTGCTACTTGGGTAAAAGGACATATAGCTTATGGACCTAATGAAATTAAAGAACAAGTTAAAGCAATGAAAGATTTAGGAGTTGATGAATATATTTTATGGAGTCCAACTAATAGGTATGAAAAATTCTTTTAA